In the Oncorhynchus keta strain PuntledgeMale-10-30-2019 chromosome 14, Oket_V2, whole genome shotgun sequence genome, one interval contains:
- the LOC118394245 gene encoding purpurin-like, with amino-acid sequence MNFHMLALVVVLLVGLEQSWAASCVVDSFTVKEDFDPKRYAGKWYALQKKDPEGLFLQDNISAEYTIGDDGSMVASSKGRVTLFGFWVVCADMAAQYTVPDSANPGKMFMNYQGLASYLSSGGDNYWVIDTDYENYAITYACRTLKDDGSCEDGYSLIFSRNPRGLPPTIQRSIRAKQEEICMAGQFEPVLQSGAC; translated from the exons ATGAATTTCCATATGCTCGCCCTGGTGGTCGTGCTCCTGGTGGGTCTGGAGCAGAGCTGGGCTGCCTCCTGTGTGGTGGACAGCTTCACAGTCAAGGAGGACTTTGACCCCAAGAGA TACGCAGGGAAGTGGTACGCTCTGCAGAAGAAGGACCCTGAGGGTCTGTTCCTCCAGGACAACATCTCAGCGGAGTACACCATCGGTGACGACGGCTCCATGGTTGCCTCCTCCAAGGGCCGTGTCACATTGTTCGG ATTCTGGGTTGTGTGCGCTGACATGGCTGCCCAGTACACTGTGCCTGACTCTGCCAACCCTGGAAAGATGTTCATGAACTACCAGGGCCTGGCCAGCTATCTGTCCAGCGGAG GTGACAACTATTGGGTGATTGACACCGACTATGAAAACTATGCCATCACCTATGCCTGCCGTACCCTAAAGGACGATGGAAGCTGTGAGGATGGTTACTCCCTTATCTTCTCTCGTAACCCCCGTGGCCTGCCCCCAACCATCCAGAGGAGCATTCGCGCCAAgcaagaggagatctgcatggccGGACAGTTTGAGCCTGTGCTGCAGTCTG GAGCTTGCTAA